A single region of the Desulfomonile tiedjei genome encodes:
- a CDS encoding tetratricopeptide repeat protein produces the protein MERVAVLGRIIPTLLAVWWIIAGPVVAQDYLDYYEQGEFALRVEKWDRAIEMFTKSLQDNPNFFVAYHNRAIAYSKKGEYDKSIADLKKAVQLNPDYPDAYGLMGLVYEIMKDYPAAVQVYKEALALEKRPAVRKALEKYLQDAEVKIKKK, from the coding sequence ATGGAAAGAGTAGCAGTCCTAGGCAGAATAATTCCGACACTTCTGGCAGTGTGGTGGATAATAGCGGGGCCGGTCGTAGCTCAGGACTACTTGGACTACTACGAGCAGGGAGAGTTTGCCCTCCGCGTCGAAAAGTGGGACCGGGCTATCGAGATGTTCACAAAGTCTTTACAAGACAATCCGAATTTCTTTGTCGCCTACCACAACCGCGCAATCGCCTATTCCAAAAAAGGCGAATATGATAAAAGCATTGCCGATCTAAAAAAGGCTGTGCAGTTAAATCCGGATTACCCTGACGCGTACGGTTTGATGGGCCTGGTCTACGAAATCATGAAGGACTATCCCGCGGCTGTCCAAGTGTACAAGGAGGCCCTCGCGCTTGAAAAAAGGCCTGCGGTAAGAAAAGCCCTTGAGAAATACCTTCAAGACGCGGAGGTTAAGATCAAGAAGAAATGA
- a CDS encoding TusE/DsrC/DsvC family sulfur relay protein: protein MPTLEIEGRTFDVDEDGFLQDPDLWNEEVARLFAKTEGIQEMTDEHWKVVHYLRNYYLEFNIAPMIRKVCKDTGFKLKKIYELFPSGPAKGACKVAGLPKPTGCV, encoded by the coding sequence ATGCCTACGCTGGAAATCGAAGGTAGAACTTTTGACGTTGATGAGGACGGGTTTCTTCAGGATCCTGATCTGTGGAACGAAGAAGTTGCTCGTCTCTTTGCCAAGACTGAAGGTATTCAGGAAATGACGGATGAACACTGGAAAGTGGTCCACTACCTCAGGAATTATTATTTGGAGTTCAACATAGCTCCGATGATCCGCAAGGTGTGCAAGGACACGGGCTTCAAGTTGAAGAAGATTTACGAGTTGTTCCCGTCAGGGCCTGCCAAGGGGGCCTGTAAAGTGGCCGGGCTTCCCAAGCCCACCGGTTGCGTTTAA